One Angustibacter luteus genomic window carries:
- a CDS encoding helix-turn-helix domain-containing protein — protein MTTTVKKGARLTGDDRTRMTKTVTSLYREGKSIRDISAATGRSYGFVHRVLSESDLVLRGRGGATRRRTA, from the coding sequence ATGACCACCACCGTCAAGAAGGGCGCGCGGCTGACTGGGGACGATCGGACCCGGATGACCAAGACGGTCACCAGCCTGTACCGCGAGGGAAAGAGCATCCGCGACATCTCCGCGGCGACAGGTCGTTCCTACGGCTTCGTCCACCGGGTGCTGTCTGAGAGCGATCTCGTGCTCCGCGGACGCGGCGGCGCGACCCGGCGACGGACGGCTTGA
- a CDS encoding ABC-F family ATP-binding cassette domain-containing protein — protein MITATALEVRAGARVLLESATFRVADGDRVGLVGRNGAGKTTLTKILAGEGQPAAGTVTSSGDVGYLPQDPRTGDLDVLARDRILSARGMDVVIRDLRETEGRMASADDDTRDKAMARYSRLEAEFQSRGGYAAESEAASIASSLALPERVLGQPLHTLSGGQRRRVELARILFSGSQTLLLDEPTNHLDADSITWLRDYLKAFRGGLVIISHDVSLLDVVVNRVFHLDANRAELDLYNVGWKLYLNQRETDERRRKRERANAEKKAATLMSQADKMRAKASKAVAAQNMARRAERLLAGLEDQRVSDKVAKLRFPEPAACGRTPLTASGLSRSYGSLEVFTDVDLAVDRGSKVVVLGLNGAGKTTLLRMLAGIDPPDTGEVHPGHGLRLGYYAQEHETLDTDRTVLENMRTAAPELGDTDVRKVLGSFLFSGDDAEKPVRVLSGGEKTRLALATLVVSSANVLLLDEPTNNLDPASRDEVLGALRSYKGAVVLVTHDEGAVHALEPERVLLLPDGDEDLWSPEYADLVALA, from the coding sequence GTGATCACCGCCACCGCACTCGAGGTGCGCGCCGGCGCCCGCGTGCTGCTCGAGTCAGCCACGTTCCGGGTCGCGGACGGCGACCGGGTCGGCCTGGTCGGCCGCAACGGTGCCGGCAAGACCACGCTGACGAAGATCCTGGCCGGTGAGGGTCAGCCTGCCGCCGGCACGGTCACCAGCTCCGGTGACGTCGGGTACCTGCCGCAGGACCCGCGCACCGGCGACCTCGACGTGCTGGCCCGTGACCGGATCCTGTCCGCCCGCGGGATGGACGTCGTCATCCGCGACCTGCGCGAGACCGAGGGCCGGATGGCCAGCGCGGACGACGACACCCGCGACAAGGCGATGGCGCGGTACAGCCGGCTCGAGGCCGAGTTCCAGTCCCGAGGCGGCTACGCGGCCGAGAGCGAGGCGGCGAGCATCGCCAGCAGCCTGGCCCTGCCCGAGCGGGTGCTGGGTCAGCCGCTGCACACGCTGTCCGGTGGTCAGCGCCGTCGCGTCGAGCTCGCCCGCATCCTGTTCAGCGGCTCGCAGACCCTGCTGCTCGACGAGCCGACGAACCACCTGGACGCCGACTCGATCACCTGGCTGCGCGACTACCTCAAGGCGTTCCGCGGCGGGCTGGTCATCATCAGCCACGACGTGTCGCTGCTCGACGTCGTGGTCAACCGGGTCTTCCACCTGGATGCCAACCGCGCCGAGCTGGACCTCTACAACGTCGGGTGGAAGCTCTACCTGAACCAGCGCGAGACGGACGAGCGGCGCCGCAAGCGCGAGCGTGCCAACGCCGAGAAGAAGGCGGCGACGCTGATGTCGCAGGCCGACAAGATGCGGGCCAAGGCGAGCAAAGCCGTTGCGGCACAGAACATGGCCCGTCGGGCCGAACGCCTGCTCGCCGGTCTCGAGGACCAGCGGGTCAGCGACAAGGTCGCCAAGCTGCGCTTCCCCGAGCCGGCCGCCTGCGGGCGCACCCCACTCACGGCGAGCGGGCTGTCGCGGTCGTACGGCTCCCTCGAGGTGTTCACCGACGTCGATCTCGCTGTCGACCGCGGCAGCAAGGTCGTCGTCCTCGGACTCAACGGCGCAGGCAAGACCACGCTGCTGCGGATGCTGGCCGGCATCGACCCGCCGGACACGGGCGAGGTGCACCCGGGCCACGGGCTGCGCCTGGGCTACTACGCCCAGGAGCACGAGACCCTGGACACCGACCGCACGGTGCTGGAGAACATGCGCACCGCGGCGCCCGAGCTCGGCGACACCGACGTCCGCAAGGTGCTCGGCTCGTTCCTGTTCAGCGGGGACGACGCCGAGAAGCCGGTGCGGGTGCTGTCCGGTGGCGAGAAGACGCGGCTCGCGCTGGCGACGCTCGTCGTGTCCAGCGCGAACGTGCTGCTGCTCGACGAGCCGACGAACAACCTCGACCCGGCCAGCCGCGACGAGGTGCTCGGCGCACTGCGCAGCTACAAGGGCGCCGTCGTGCTGGTGACCCACGACGAGGGCGCCGTGCACGCCCTCGAACCGGAGCGCGTGCTGCTGCTGCCGGACGGCGACGAGGACCTGTGGAGCCCCGAGTACGCCGACCTGGTGGCCCTCGCCTGA
- the ypfJ gene encoding KPN_02809 family neutral zinc metallopeptidase, which produces MSFNENAGLDTSQVSSGGGRGKMVIGGGAGLVILVLGLVFGVDTSGLLGSSDPSEPSGASTIGARCRTGADANRDVECRVVGTVNSVQAFWAQALPTYGTEYSPAQTVLYSGQTASACGTASNAVGPFYCPTDKQVYIDASFFDELTSRYGADDGALAQEYVVAHEYGHHIQDELGLLGAAQNDRQGADSGSVRVELMADCLAGVWAHGASTTTDRAGRTLLKPLTAQDIDSALSAAAAVGDDRIQQKAQGRVDPESWTHGSAAQRQTWFTTGYRTGNLKACNTLDAATL; this is translated from the coding sequence ATGAGTTTCAACGAGAACGCAGGGCTGGACACCAGCCAGGTCAGCTCCGGTGGTGGTCGCGGCAAGATGGTCATCGGCGGCGGGGCGGGTCTGGTGATCCTCGTGCTGGGGTTGGTCTTCGGGGTCGACACCAGCGGCCTGCTCGGGTCGTCCGACCCGTCGGAGCCGTCGGGCGCCAGCACGATCGGGGCCAGGTGCCGCACCGGCGCGGACGCCAACCGCGACGTCGAGTGCCGGGTGGTCGGGACCGTGAACAGCGTGCAGGCCTTCTGGGCACAGGCGCTGCCGACGTACGGCACGGAGTACTCCCCCGCCCAGACCGTGCTGTACTCCGGCCAGACCGCCTCGGCCTGCGGCACGGCGTCAAACGCCGTCGGGCCGTTCTACTGCCCGACCGACAAGCAGGTGTACATCGACGCGAGCTTCTTCGACGAGCTGACGAGCCGCTACGGCGCGGACGACGGGGCGCTGGCCCAGGAGTACGTGGTCGCGCACGAGTACGGCCACCACATCCAGGACGAGCTCGGCCTCCTCGGCGCTGCGCAGAACGACCGGCAGGGCGCTGACTCGGGCTCCGTCCGGGTCGAGCTGATGGCGGACTGCCTGGCCGGGGTGTGGGCGCACGGCGCAAGCACGACGACGGACCGTGCGGGCCGCACCCTGCTCAAGCCGCTCACCGCGCAGGACATCGACTCCGCGCTCTCCGCCGCCGCGGCCGTCGGGGACGACCGGATCCAGCAGAAGGCGCAGGGCCGGGTGGACCCGGAGTCGTGGACCCACGGGTCCGCGGCGCAGCGTCAGACGTGGTTCACCACGGGCTACCGGACGGGGAACCTCAAGGCCTGCAACACGCTGGACGCCGCCACCCTCTGA